Proteins from a single region of Apium graveolens cultivar Ventura chromosome 7, ASM990537v1, whole genome shotgun sequence:
- the LOC141671588 gene encoding folate-binding protein 1-like isoform X1 encodes MSFTNSILWLLLLTLASFDLIISSIYDSPNGVCRSMGGRFPPYTNEGKPPRRVNKGPKDLTLCRVFRKRTCCDVAQTHPAFLTIRKLASTGEASEDCLQLWELLECSICDPEVGVQSGPPLVCSSFCDRVYEACSSAYFSMDVNTQVLAPCGVNDFVCGRASEWISNGSELCRASGFSVKPLHDLQERFCYGGKSSLDAIANAWKPSRYKVPHHIKKSGARKGFQQWVTEVPFNEKVSWAVAGMVLTAGVLFKSRRKRRRQHQIQAAVQRNAKKIDRNRKPNSPVGQTNRMGSRS; translated from the exons ATGAGTTTCACGAACTCTATACTTTGGCTGCTGCTTCTAACTCTTGCTTCATTTGATCTTATTATCTCCTCCATCTACG ATAGCCCAAATGGAGTTTGTAGGTCAATGGGTGGTCGGTTTCCCCCATACACAAATGAAGGCAAACCTCCCAGGAGAGTTAACAAGGGACCTAAAGATTTAACCCTTTGCCGGGTGTTCCGCAAAAGGACTTGTTGCGATGTAGCACAAACGCATCCAGCATTCTTGACCATCAGGAAACTAGCTTCTACCGGGGAAGCAAGTGAAGATTGCCTGCAGTTATGGGAATTATTGGAGTGCTCTATCTGTGACCCAGAAGTTGGTGTACAATCTGGCCCTCCTCTAGTATGTTCCAGTTTCTGTGATAGAGTGTATGAGGCATGCTCTAGTGCATATTTTTCCATGGACGTGAACACACAG GTTTTAGCACCTTGTGGGGTGAATGACTTTGTTTGTGGGAGGGCTTCTGAATGGATTTCAAATGGCTCTGAGCTTTGTCGTGCTTCTGGTTTTTCGGTAAAGCCACTTCATGATCTACAAGAGAGATTTTGTTATGGGGGGAAATCAAGTCTAGATGCCATTGCTAATGCATGGAAGCCCTCAAGATACAAAGTTCCACATCATATTAAAAAGTCAGGGGCACGGAAAGGTTTTCAGCAGTGGGTGACGGAAGTGCCATTTAATGAAAAAGTTTCATGGGCAGTGGCAGGAATGGTTCTTACTGCTGGGGTTCTGTTTAAAAG TAGAAGGAAGAGACGACGTCAGCACCAGATACAAGCTGCAGTTCAGCGGAATGCAAAGAAAATTGACCGAAACCGAAAGCCAAATTCCCCTGTTGGTCAAACAAATAGAATGGGTAGTCGGAGTTGA
- the LOC141671587 gene encoding serine/threonine-protein phosphatase PP1-like isoform X1, with the protein MTTLEVTMEEEVLDDIIRRLLERKGAGKQVQLMEGEIRQLCIKARNIFLSQPNLLQISAPIRICGDIHGQYQDLLRLFEYGGSPPATSYLFLGDYVDRGKKSLETICLLLAYKIKYPDRVYLLRGNHEDAKINRIYGFYDECKRRFNVRLWKIFTDCFNCLPIAALIDGKILCMHGGLSPELENLNQIDEIERPTEIPEYGLLCDLLWSDPDPSIEGWADSDRGVSSTFGSDVVADFLEKKGLDLICRGHQVVEDGYEFFAKRRLVTIFSAPNYGGEFDNAGALLSVDESLMCSFEILKPLENPNNSKLPLRKPPKIGQ; encoded by the exons ATGACAACATTAGAAGTGACGATGGAAGAAGAGGTATTGGATGATAttataagaagattactggaacGCAAGGGTGCTGGAAAGCAGGTTCAGCTTATGGAGGGTGAGATCCGTCAGCTCTGCATCAAGGCTCGCAATATCTTCCTTTCTCAGCCTAATCTTCTGCAAATCAGTGCCCCTATCCGCATCTGCG GCGATATACATGGACAATACCAAGACCTGCTGAGGCTGTTCGAATATGGAGGCTCCCCTCCTGCAACGAGCTATCTTTTTCTAGGGGATTATGTAGATAGAGGCAAGAAAAGCTTGGAAACTATATGCCTGCTTTTAGCATACAAGATAAAATATCCAGATCGAGTATACCTTTTGAGGGGAAATCATGAAGATGCAAAAATAAACAGGATATATGGGTTTTATGATGAATGCAAAAGGCGGTTTAATGTTAGACTTTGGAAGATATTTACAGATTGCTTCAATTGCTTGCCTATTGCTGCACTCATTGATGGAAAAATACTTTGCATGCATGGAGGACTTTCTCCCGAGCTAGAAAATTTAAATCAAATAGATGAAATTGAGAGGCCGACTGAAATTCCAGAATATGGTCTATTATGTGATCTGCTCTGGTCAGATCCTGATCCTAGCATTGAGGGTTGGGCAGATAGCGATCGGGGTGTTTCAAGTACATTTGGATCTGACGTTGTTGCTGATTTTTTGGAGAAGAAAGGCCTGGATCTGATTTGTCGCGGTCACCAG GTGGTGGAAGACGGATACGAGTTCTTTGCAAAACGAAGACTAGTAACAATATTTTCTGCTCCAAACTATGGGGGTGAATTTGACAATGCAGGGGCTCTGCTAAGTGTTGACGAATCTTTAATGTGTTCTTTTGAGATACTAAAACCATTAGAGAACCCAAACAATTCTAAGCTGCCTCTTAGAAAG CCCCCGAAAATTGGACAATAA
- the LOC141671587 gene encoding serine/threonine-protein phosphatase PP1-like isoform X2 — translation MTTLEVTMEEEVLDDIIRRLLERKGAGKQVQLMEGDIHGQYQDLLRLFEYGGSPPATSYLFLGDYVDRGKKSLETICLLLAYKIKYPDRVYLLRGNHEDAKINRIYGFYDECKRRFNVRLWKIFTDCFNCLPIAALIDGKILCMHGGLSPELENLNQIDEIERPTEIPEYGLLCDLLWSDPDPSIEGWADSDRGVSSTFGSDVVADFLEKKGLDLICRGHQVVEDGYEFFAKRRLVTIFSAPNYGGEFDNAGALLSVDESLMCSFEILKPLENPNNSKLPLRKPPKIGQ, via the exons ATGACAACATTAGAAGTGACGATGGAAGAAGAGGTATTGGATGATAttataagaagattactggaacGCAAGGGTGCTGGAAAGCAGGTTCAGCTTATGGAGG GCGATATACATGGACAATACCAAGACCTGCTGAGGCTGTTCGAATATGGAGGCTCCCCTCCTGCAACGAGCTATCTTTTTCTAGGGGATTATGTAGATAGAGGCAAGAAAAGCTTGGAAACTATATGCCTGCTTTTAGCATACAAGATAAAATATCCAGATCGAGTATACCTTTTGAGGGGAAATCATGAAGATGCAAAAATAAACAGGATATATGGGTTTTATGATGAATGCAAAAGGCGGTTTAATGTTAGACTTTGGAAGATATTTACAGATTGCTTCAATTGCTTGCCTATTGCTGCACTCATTGATGGAAAAATACTTTGCATGCATGGAGGACTTTCTCCCGAGCTAGAAAATTTAAATCAAATAGATGAAATTGAGAGGCCGACTGAAATTCCAGAATATGGTCTATTATGTGATCTGCTCTGGTCAGATCCTGATCCTAGCATTGAGGGTTGGGCAGATAGCGATCGGGGTGTTTCAAGTACATTTGGATCTGACGTTGTTGCTGATTTTTTGGAGAAGAAAGGCCTGGATCTGATTTGTCGCGGTCACCAG GTGGTGGAAGACGGATACGAGTTCTTTGCAAAACGAAGACTAGTAACAATATTTTCTGCTCCAAACTATGGGGGTGAATTTGACAATGCAGGGGCTCTGCTAAGTGTTGACGAATCTTTAATGTGTTCTTTTGAGATACTAAAACCATTAGAGAACCCAAACAATTCTAAGCTGCCTCTTAGAAAG CCCCCGAAAATTGGACAATAA
- the LOC141671588 gene encoding folate-binding protein 1-like isoform X2, with amino-acid sequence MSFTNSILWLLLLTLASFDLIISSIYDSPNGVCRSMGGRFPPYTNEGKPPRRVNKGPKDLTLCRVFRKRTCCDVAQTHPAFLTIRKLASTGEASEDCLQLWELLECSICDPEVGVQSGPPLVCSSFCDRVYEACSSAYFSMDVNTQVLAPCGVNDFVCGRASEWISNGSELCRASGFSVKPLHDLQERFCYGGKSSLDAIANAWKPSRYKVPHHIKKSGARKGFQQWVTEVPFNEKVSWAVAGMVLTAGVLFKRRKRRRQHQIQAAVQRNAKKIDRNRKPNSPVGQTNRMGSRS; translated from the exons ATGAGTTTCACGAACTCTATACTTTGGCTGCTGCTTCTAACTCTTGCTTCATTTGATCTTATTATCTCCTCCATCTACG ATAGCCCAAATGGAGTTTGTAGGTCAATGGGTGGTCGGTTTCCCCCATACACAAATGAAGGCAAACCTCCCAGGAGAGTTAACAAGGGACCTAAAGATTTAACCCTTTGCCGGGTGTTCCGCAAAAGGACTTGTTGCGATGTAGCACAAACGCATCCAGCATTCTTGACCATCAGGAAACTAGCTTCTACCGGGGAAGCAAGTGAAGATTGCCTGCAGTTATGGGAATTATTGGAGTGCTCTATCTGTGACCCAGAAGTTGGTGTACAATCTGGCCCTCCTCTAGTATGTTCCAGTTTCTGTGATAGAGTGTATGAGGCATGCTCTAGTGCATATTTTTCCATGGACGTGAACACACAG GTTTTAGCACCTTGTGGGGTGAATGACTTTGTTTGTGGGAGGGCTTCTGAATGGATTTCAAATGGCTCTGAGCTTTGTCGTGCTTCTGGTTTTTCGGTAAAGCCACTTCATGATCTACAAGAGAGATTTTGTTATGGGGGGAAATCAAGTCTAGATGCCATTGCTAATGCATGGAAGCCCTCAAGATACAAAGTTCCACATCATATTAAAAAGTCAGGGGCACGGAAAGGTTTTCAGCAGTGGGTGACGGAAGTGCCATTTAATGAAAAAGTTTCATGGGCAGTGGCAGGAATGGTTCTTACTGCTGGGGTTCTGTTTAAAAG AAGGAAGAGACGACGTCAGCACCAGATACAAGCTGCAGTTCAGCGGAATGCAAAGAAAATTGACCGAAACCGAAAGCCAAATTCCCCTGTTGGTCAAACAAATAGAATGGGTAGTCGGAGTTGA